The sequence below is a genomic window from Streptosporangium lutulentum.
GAACCGCCTGGCCGACTCGGACGGGGTGAACACGTCATGCTCACCCTGGAAGACGAAGAACGGGATCTGGAACACGGTGCCCTCGGCCCACTCGTCGATCGTGGTGGATTCGGGTGCGACGCGCTCGGAGAAGGTCTGGCCCTGCATGTAGGTGCGCAGTTCGCGCAGGGTGTGCAGGGGCGAGGACCACAGCGAGCTGACTACCACGGTCTTCATGGTGTTGAAGGTCAGCAGGTCGGAGGTGATGAGGAGCTTGTTGTAGTGCGACCACTGCTTGAGGTCCCAGGCGGACTTGTCGGTGCCCATGGCGGTGAGGGCGGTCAGTTCCTTGTACTTGCCCGTCTTGTCGAGCCGGTCGGCCAGCGCGTGGTAGGCCGTGTGGTCGCGGCCGCCGGCGTTGATGTTCTGGTCGGTGCCCACGTAGGCGGAGTACAGCTCGGGGTGGCTGCGGGCCAGGCGCAACCCGAGGAAGGAGCCGAAGGAGTTGGCGACCAGGAGGACCTTCTCAACGGCGAGCCGGGCGCGGACGTGCTGGGTGACCTCGACGGCGTCGCGGTGCAGCCGTTTGAGGCTCATCTCGCCCTGCCCGTCCTGGCCGGTGCGCCCGAAGGTCTTGCCTGCGCCGCGCATGTCCCAGCGCACGATCGTGAAGTGCCGCTCCCAGTCGCGGGTGCGCGGAGCGAAGACGAGGTTGGAGGCGCCGGGGCCGCCGTGGATCTCCAGGATCACCGGGTTGCACAGGTCATCGCCGCGGATCGAGATCCACTGGTCGATGCCGCCGATGCGGACGAAGCCGGACTCGTCGATGCCGTTCGGGGTGGTGATGCGCAGCCGCTTGGCGTGGGCGGCGCGTTTGAGTTGCCGGTGGCCCAGCAGTCCGGCGGCGGGCGCGGCGGCGGCGGCAATGATGGTGCCGAGCATCTGTTTGCTCCTTAAACTGTTTATACGTTAAATGGTGAGATTTAAGGTATATACAGTTAGCGGAGGGTGTCAACCGCTCCCCGCACGACAGCTACCGACGCAAGGACCGCCATGGCCAGAACCACCCGCAAGAACAACAAGGCCGACGGCACCAAGGAGAAGGCGCGCGACCTGCGCACGAGCGTCGCGCTGCTGTGGGGCGAGCAGGAGCAGCCCACCCGCGGCCCCAAACCCAGCCTCACCCCCCACCTCATCGCCGAGACCGCGGTGGCCCTCGCCGACGCCGAAGGCCTGGAGGCCGCCTCGATGACCAAGGTCGCCGCCGAGTTCGGCGTCTCGGCGATGGCCCTGTACCGCTACGTGCCCGGGAAGGCCGAACTCGTCGAGCTGATGGTCGAAGCCGTCCTGGCCGAGCGGCCCGACCTGTCTGCCGCGGGCCCCGGCTGGCGGTCCCGGACCACCGAATGGGCCCACCGGCTGTGGGCCGTCTACCAGGCTCATCCATGGCTACTCGTGGCCACCGCGATGCGCCGTCAGGTCATGGGCCCGGCCCAACTCGGCTGGCTGGACGCAGCGCTCGCCGCCCTGAAGCCGACCGGCCTGACGGCCGCCCAGCGTCACCAGGTCTTCCTCTTGATCATCGGGCAGGTGCGCAACCTCAGTCAGCAACAGGCCGACTTCGACGCCGACCACGACCGCGAATGGGGCCGCCTGACCGGCGAGCTACTCGACCGCCACACCGACCGCTTCCCAGCCCTGACCGACGCCATTGCCGAGGGCATGTTCGCCCCGGCGGCAATCGACCCTCTCGACTTCGGCCTTGACCGCGTCCTCGACGGCGTCCAGCTGCTCATCGACCGCACTGAGGGAATTTCATCCTGAAAAACCCGTCATGTCTTGGTGTGCATCCGGGTCATCCATTCTCTTCATGTGCGCCCACATGCCCTCGACCGGGTTGCGCTCCGGGCGCAAGCAGGCAGGTGGAAGATGGTCAGCCACGGTCGTGCGTCGATTAGCCGCCACATGCCGACCGACCCGTCTGGCATTTTTGTCCATTGTCGCCTGTAATTCGAAGATGTTCCTAGCCTGCTCGGGCGCCGACAGCGCTCCCCGGATCAGGGGGTCCACACGCGTGTGGCCGATGCAGCATGAGCAGCTCTCGCTGCCCCAAGCGAGCAGGGCGCGAAACAGCACAGCGACAGGCTGGACTTGTGCTGCACGACTCCCAAGTCGCCCCCAGCAGCACGAAGCCCAGGCCGAGCGGCGCTCTGATCTGGGCTGATGGTGGTGGAGCCTAGGAGATTCGAACTCCTGACATCCTGCTTGCAAACGGGAGCCGGTCACCACTTGGGAGGCTCTTCGCCGTGCTCAGGCGTGTGATACCGGATGGCAGGGAGAGATGATGTGTGGTCCCGTTGCTGTACTTCACTGCTGTACGCAGAGAGATCAGCTAAAGATCCGAAGCAGTTGGGGGCTCCTCGTTCACCTCGCCTGGAGGGCCGGCGGCGATGCGAGCCTCCTCTTGCTCCAGGCGTTTGAAGAGGTCCGGATAGGCATGCTGAAGCAGATCTCGTACTTGCCGCTCCAACTCGGGAACATTGACCGTGGCGGCGCTGTGCACAATCTTCCAGTCGACGCTGAAGTATCGGTGGACCACGTTGTTGCGCAGCCCTCTGATCAGCTTCCACGGAATCTCAGGGGTGGAAGCTCGGGTCTCCTCCGAGATTCCTCCGACGGCCTCGCCGATGATGGACAGTTGCCATATGACCGCATCGCGGCGCATCGAGTCATCAGCCCATGCCTCGGGTGAGACACCTTCGAGGTAGGAGGCGATCTTCCTGGCGGCTTCCACGATGTCCACCAGATACAGGCCCTCACGCTGCATACAACACCTGGGCATCCTTGAGGACCTGATCGCGGATGACCCAGTGGAGACCTTCCTTGGAAACCACATCGACCTTGCGTCCGAGCAGGTCTTCCAGCTCCTCCTGGAAACCGAAGAACTCAATCCCGATGTTGTTGCCTGGCTTTAACACATAGAGGAGATCGATGTCGCTCTCAGCGTCATCCTCGCCACGGGCAACTGAGCCGAAAACGTCCAACTCGGCAATGCCGTACTTCTCGCACAGCCCGGCCAACTGCGTGTAGACGGATGTGAAATCAACGCTCATGAAACCTCCAGGCTTCTATGCTGTCACCTCGATCGCGTCGCCGTACGGTTCGGCCTCATCTTGTGGCCCTGGTCTGCTCGGCTTGTCCCGGGTCGATGGTGGTCGGGATGATCAGTCTTCCACCTTAGCCACTTACGGACCTCAACCCCGGCGCGGCGATCATCCCGGGGCCGGACTGCCCCGCCGTAGGCCACTAGGACACAAGCCGATCGGCAGTGGAACGGTTGTCGGCAAGGATTCGAACGACGTCAGGACCCCATGTGTACTCGACGACGGGTAGTTCGAATCCTGCGGGGAAGCGTTCCATGAACTCTTTGGTGGGATGGCCGCCGAGACGCCGGTAGAAGGTGATCGCGGCGGCGTTATCGCGCAACACCTCCAGATGGACCGTCTTGCCAGGGTGTTGCTCGGAGGCCCAGCCAAAAACGTGGTACATGAGTTGGCTGCCGATGCCGGACTGCTTACGCTCCGGCTGGACGTGCAGGTTGTCGAGCAAGATGCGCCCGTCGGTTCCGACGGCGAGATAGGCAAACCCCAGGAGGGCGTTGCCATCGGCGGCAACGAGCAAGCAGCGAGTGTGATCCGGTTCCGAGGCGACGGTGGCGAGCCGGGTGCTCCACATTGCCTTGCGCTCGTCGAGCAGGGGCCCCTTCAAGTAGCTGGCGGGCATGATCCCGGCATAGGCAGTCAGCCAGCTACGGGTGTGGAGCTCTGCGATGTGCTCGGCATCGTCTTTGGTGCCGGATCTGATGTGCATGGCATAGAGGCTGACATAGTCGCTGATAGACCCGTTAATCGCCAGGAGCGCCTTCTTGGGAACCAGGTGTTCAATTGGAGCAGAGCGGCTTGCGTCGATCCGAAGTATCTGTAACGGGCCACATAGCGGTCGGCAGAGGGGGCGACCTAGCGACGGGGTGCCGCTGGAGTCGGTGGGTGACGTTGGAATGGCGGGGCCGCGCTACGGCGATGGCCCCGCGGCGCCCGCGCCGTGACCGGCCCCCAGACATCCCATGCGCTTAGATGTCAAGCTGCGGTCTCAGATGTCTTCTTCGTTTTCTGCCGGGGTTCGCTTCCCGTGCGATGTGCCCAGGCGGTTGCTTCGTTGTATTTGGTGCCTGTTTTCAGGCATCCGTGGAGGATTCCCACCAGCCGGTTGGCGAGTTGGCGCAGAGCCGCGTGATGAGCTACCTCGCGGGCTCGCAGCTCGTCGTAGTAGGCGCGGGCGCCAGGTGAGGCGCTCAATGCGGCGAATGCCTGAGCGCCCAGGGCATCAATGAGCCGGTCGTTGTGCACAAAGCGTGCCAGCACCACTTTCTTCTTGCCCGAAGCCCTGGTGATCGGGCTGGTACCGGCATAGTTCCTGCGGGATTTGGCGTTGTCGTAGCGGTTGGGGTCGTCGCCGAACTCACCCAGCACCCGGGCACCGAGGAGGTGTGCCAGGCCGGGTTGGCTGAGGTAGATCTCAGCGTCCGGGTGCCGGCCAAAATGCGCCTCAACCTGACCTTCCATGACCTTGATCTGCTCGTTCAAGGTAGCCAGGATCGCTGCTTGAGCGCGTACCGAGGCGGCGTATGCGGCGCTGACGACCTCAGACTGGCCCAGATGAGGCGCCTGCAGAGCCACCTGAATCGCCGAGGCCTTGTCGGCCACGTGACGCCGCCGGGCTCGCCGGAGCGCCGCGCTGATCTGCTCAAGGGTCAGTTCGGCCGCCGAAGCCGGATCTGGTGCCATTGCCAGCAACTCCAACGTGTCGGCCCTGGTCAGATCATCGAAGGCGGCCAGAGCCGCGGGGAAGTACTCGCGCAACGCATGGCGTAGCCGCTGCACGTGACGGGTGCGCTCCCAGACCAGCGTCTTATGCGCCCGGGCCACCACCTTGATCACCTCCCCCTGAGGAGTATCACCGGCGATCACCCGATGCTGATGCCGATCGGTTCGCACCATGTCGGCCAGGGTGCGCGCGTCCGCGGCATCGCTCTTGGCCCCCGACACGCTGTGCCGCTCGCGGTAACGTGCCACCGACAACGGATTCACCGCATACACCTGGTAGCCCGCCGCGATCAACGCCTGCACCCACGGACCTCGATCGGTCTCAATGCCGATCACCACCTGATCGGCCGCGGCGCCCTCGGTCACATGTCGGCCGATCAGCTCATGCAGTTTCGCGATCCCGGCAACGCCCTCCTCCATCCGCGCCTTGCCCAGCCGTCGTCCCGTCTCATCTTGCAGCTCGATGTCATGGTGTTCCTCGGCCCAGTCATCTCCAACGAACAGCACCTCAGTTCCTCCCAGCCATTGACGGCAACCTCGTTCAGCAGCTCGCGGGAGAACTATCAGCAACCTAATGATCTAGTGCTCAAGGCCGACTGCCTGGCACGACATCCCATCAGCGATCAACTCTCCCGACCACCGACAGGGGCACGATCTGGGGGTAGAACTCCCCGAAAGGGTTCCGGCCGCACGAGTGCTCACCTGTCGACGGCTACCGTTACCGAGTCTGCCCGAAGCTCGAAGCTGACCCGGTAGCTCTCATTAGGCCGCAGCGCGGTGCGGGGACGCCGGCGTGGGGCGTACGGCGGCGCGGCGCGCCGCCGCTTGACCGACGAGCGGCAGCGGGAGGGACCCGGAAACTTGACGATCTCGCCCGTGGGGCCCTGGCGAAGGGATCGGGCACGCAACGGGCACGGGAGCGGAAGAAGCCCAAATGAAGATCAAAACCTAGGTTACGACAACATGTCTGACCTGGGCTTTTTCGTGTCCGAGAAGGAGTGGAGCCTAGGAGATTCGAACTCCTGACATCCTGCTTGCAAAGCAGGCGCTCTGCCAACTGAGCTAAGGCCCCGAGATCAAGTCGTTGGCCTGGGGCGATGCCCCACACGACCTGCTTCAGTCGTACACCGTAGCAACAGGACCCACCTCTACGCCACTCAAGACCCGCTGCTCGGCGCCCCAGGGCCCGGACCTCGGCCGGACGGACCCTTTTCCCATCCTCTTCGATTGGTTTGCCGCGATTCGATGGCGTGGATGGGTTCGGCATCGCTGATCGCGGATCCCGTCGGTACGGGTATCCCCGTCCCGTCCGGCGCATGGATGTCAGTCTGCACAGAGGTCGGCGATGACGTGGAAACGCTCCCGGGCCACGGGAGTGCGCAGCGGCCCGGGGAGGGCGAACGGG
It includes:
- a CDS encoding nucleotidyltransferase family protein; the encoded protein is MSVDFTSVYTQLAGLCEKYGIAELDVFGSVARGEDDAESDIDLLYVLKPGNNIGIEFFGFQEELEDLLGRKVDVVSKEGLHWVIRDQVLKDAQVLYAA
- a CDS encoding IS110 family transposase — protein: MLFVGDDWAEEHHDIELQDETGRRLGKARMEEGVAGIAKLHELIGRHVTEGAAADQVVIGIETDRGPWVQALIAAGYQVYAVNPLSVARYRERHSVSGAKSDAADARTLADMVRTDRHQHRVIAGDTPQGEVIKVVARAHKTLVWERTRHVQRLRHALREYFPAALAAFDDLTRADTLELLAMAPDPASAAELTLEQISAALRRARRRHVADKASAIQVALQAPHLGQSEVVSAAYAASVRAQAAILATLNEQIKVMEGQVEAHFGRHPDAEIYLSQPGLAHLLGARVLGEFGDDPNRYDNAKSRRNYAGTSPITRASGKKKVVLARFVHNDRLIDALGAQAFAALSASPGARAYYDELRAREVAHHAALRQLANRLVGILHGCLKTGTKYNEATAWAHRTGSEPRQKTKKTSETAA
- a CDS encoding alpha/beta fold hydrolase produces the protein MLGTIIAAAAAPAAGLLGHRQLKRAAHAKRLRITTPNGIDESGFVRIGGIDQWISIRGDDLCNPVILEIHGGPGASNLVFAPRTRDWERHFTIVRWDMRGAGKTFGRTGQDGQGEMSLKRLHRDAVEVTQHVRARLAVEKVLLVANSFGSFLGLRLARSHPELYSAYVGTDQNINAGGRDHTAYHALADRLDKTGKYKELTALTAMGTDKSAWDLKQWSHYNKLLITSDLLTFNTMKTVVVSSLWSSPLHTLRELRTYMQGQTFSERVAPESTTIDEWAEGTVFQIPFFVFQGEHDVFTPSESARRFFDDVTAPVKDFALIEDASHFAALRHPDRFLDLMLTKVRPLITRELISL
- a CDS encoding TetR/AcrR family transcriptional regulator; translation: MARTTRKNNKADGTKEKARDLRTSVALLWGEQEQPTRGPKPSLTPHLIAETAVALADAEGLEAASMTKVAAEFGVSAMALYRYVPGKAELVELMVEAVLAERPDLSAAGPGWRSRTTEWAHRLWAVYQAHPWLLVATAMRRQVMGPAQLGWLDAALAALKPTGLTAAQRHQVFLLIIGQVRNLSQQQADFDADHDREWGRLTGELLDRHTDRFPALTDAIAEGMFAPAAIDPLDFGLDRVLDGVQLLIDRTEGISS
- a CDS encoding GNAT family N-acetyltransferase, whose product is MHIRSGTKDDAEHIAELHTRSWLTAYAGIMPASYLKGPLLDERKAMWSTRLATVASEPDHTRCLLVAADGNALLGFAYLAVGTDGRILLDNLHVQPERKQSGIGSQLMYHVFGWASEQHPGKTVHLEVLRDNAAAITFYRRLGGHPTKEFMERFPAGFELPVVEYTWGPDVVRILADNRSTADRLVS
- a CDS encoding HepT-like ribonuclease domain-containing protein, which translates into the protein MQREGLYLVDIVEAARKIASYLEGVSPEAWADDSMRRDAVIWQLSIIGEAVGGISEETRASTPEIPWKLIRGLRNNVVHRYFSVDWKIVHSAATVNVPELERQVRDLLQHAYPDLFKRLEQEEARIAAGPPGEVNEEPPTASDL